Within the Vespa crabro chromosome 5, iyVesCrab1.2, whole genome shotgun sequence genome, the region TCAATCAATTAATAAGAGCCAAAATATcaagataacaatgataaacaTAATGAacgaatttaaagaaaaaataatcaacatttaatatttttatcatcaaaaaagggggagagagagaaagagagagagagagagagagagagagagagagagagagagagagaggaagatatatatatatatagagagagagagagagagaaagggatagaaagggaaaaagaaaagtatctcttcataataaaactaatcattgcaataatattttaaccaATTATTTGTAcgcaaaatataattataatgaagtataaatcaatcaaatatgtgtaataatattctgtaaaaaaaaaaaaaaaaaaaaaaaagggggaggaagaaaagaaaattaggtATGCGTTAAaacatgatttctttttcaaaaacaaaaaaaaataacattcaaattttctaaaaagcgtttcaataaaatgtaacatacaaacaaatataataacaacgtaaTCATAAGGAGTCATAAAAATTGAGCTCATTGAGAAaatttaacaatgataaatttttacttATCGTTTGCTGAttactttgatatatatatatatatatatatatatatatatatatatatatatatatatatatatgtaacggTGGAGTAGCGCtgcaaaaagaaatagaaaattctaAAGTATCTGAAAATATAGTTTCTCTAAggagttataatatataatataatgttatcgCATCTCTGATCTCTCggtcaaagataaaaaaatgtactTTCACATTGATAGCACGTGCGTGttgcgagaaagagataaaggaaaaaaaaaaaaaagaaaaagaaaaaaaaaagaaaaaaaaagcaatgtaTGTCAGCACATCGTGTTCCAGCATTAAATCTGGCCCAGTTGGTAATTCCAGTTTGGCGTAAAGGTACACAACACAGCACAACAGGGTTCCATGCGTATGCGTATGCTCTACATGAAAGGATGAAggactactttttttttgctagACTTTCTAGGGCACTGAGGCTTTCTACGCCGTGGTGTGTCTTCTTTCGGTAATAccttcaatataaaaaaatcacGCGATTGTGCTCCAAGGGACGTCGCCATCATTTTTATCACATAGATGTCTCTTAATCTCTCctcgatgatgatgatgatgataatgatgatgatgatgatgatgttgatgaGGACGTGATGAAACGAGCATGAAAGTTCTAAAGCACGAGCATTAGCATTTAGAATGCAGGCCCTTTATTCAGGGGCCTTTAGCAAATCCTAGGCAAGCTCTCTCTTTGCCTTAGCCTCCGCATAAAACTGTGTCGTTGCGTTCGTTGCATTTACAGCACTCGAATGGAAGTGCCGCGTGAGGATGTAGACTACGGCTTCGTAAGTTGCCATTATTATAGCAGTATTTGGGATCTGCCTTATTAAATGAGTTCCAAGTCCACGATATAAACCCTTTGTTCCTTCCTCCATATATACGGTGTTCAACGTTTGTAAGAAGGTTTGATATTTTGTACCTTCCTCGCGCAAACGTGTTCTTGCCACTtctaaaagataaacaaaaaaaggaatctCATCAGCATccgcaaaatatatatatatatatatatatatatatatatatacataaaatacatatatacatagatctTATGTATCAAGAGTTTTTATTGAGTAACGCTTAATTtcagtcttttcttttcttttttgtttgtttgtttttttttcttttttttttctctcattttttttcgagaaaagtatgtaataatatacttCTTGTAAATGGGATACATGGAAGGTAAGAGAAACAGATAACTACTCTGTTGATTACGattggatttttctttttttttccttctttccccctttcatttttcttctttcctttcatttttttttttttatcattcgagCAACCAGTTTTTAGTCGCGTATAAAAATGCAATATACGAGGTTTGCCTAGATTACAAATCACTACtacaatttctttcattatttcttttatcttttattttaacggCACACACTCGTTGCTCGAAGAACAGGATATATAGGAGTCCAACTTAATACGTAATTGCTCGTTGAATGGTTGGCACGCGAAATATATAGGCTCGTACTATTTTTAGAACAATTGGCAGAATCTTGTTTACAGTCGTTTACAAAAGTGACAGATGAGAAAGACAgtttaaatgttatatacatCAAATGggtatattgtaataataaatataacaacgaaCGGTACAAAATCTAATCGGTATCATGATCTCTtctgaaaaatattcaaaagttACGTAGAtatcttatattcttttcgagaaaaaaaaaaaaaattattaatcataaaaaattcaatattctctaaaaattttatggtaattattaCGCAATGAGTGATCACGCATTGAATTGCAAGATAATTATgcaataacgtttataacaattgaaatatataatcagTGAGTGAGATCATTTCAATTTGTTTTATCTGCAGATATTTAATTTCCAATTATACACAACttcttataatatcgataataaatatatatatatataagttgaaATTCGAGGTTAGGATTTTATAGAAGCAAAATTTAtgtaatgaataatataacgtaAGATGTAAGAAGTAAGAATGTAAAGGGAAAACACATTGACTCTAACATTAGTCTAAATAATTTTTGGCTGATTCAATTGGATGGAAATAAactgaaaataattcttaGGTAAGGAAACGTATTTACTCGTACATGCAAATGCGTACATAGATCAGCGGCCATATTGAAATCAGAGAATCTATTCCCAGAAGCGCCAATTATTCCCAgattcaaaaatttatattttctcctttcattttaattactactgtaattaaaattattgtaattaaatgtTGTATTTcgacgttttttcttttttttttttttttttttttttttttttttttttttaatcgatatttaacttctgcttttttttcttgctatttattattttattttttgctttctctttcttttttcttaccgtGAGGATAAGCGATCGTTGATGCGACCGTTTTAGAGAACGAACCGGCTGCCATAAATTCTATAAAGTCACGTAAGGTTTTCCTGTCGTCCTCCCTTGAAGAAACTCTCGTCCTTGTCGCCACAAGCCATGCCTTTACAGCTTCGTAAATCACAAAGTGTATCACAGTCTCGCTTATACCTACGTAGGACGCCATAATACCCTTATAAAATCCTCGTACACCCtataaatgaaagatacaaaaggataaaaaataaaaaaagtgtcattaaaaaaaaaaaaaaaaaaaaaaaaaaataataaaataaaaaaataaattaaaaaataaaaaaaaataaaaaaataaaaaaatgaattgctaagaataaaaatcaagAGATGGCGCCAGCTTTGCCTTTtataaatctctttctctttctctttcaacgaAAATTAATCTCGAACTTTTATATTCTCAACAACTCGTACAATTTGTCAGAGAAATGATATCATCTCGTCTTTcttcgtaaaataatttttatatgtaaatttaaagGAGACCTTCCGACGTGGTAATTTCAAAAAGATTTGTCGTAAAATTGACAGATTAATTTCTAAGAGAATTAACGTCGTAAATTACTTTCTCTTCTGGGACAATTACACGTATTATAGTCGAATGAACGATCACAAGAACTCTCTCAACATAATAACGAGCTGTTTCTCGACAAGGTCGTCTCCTtcgtcttctcttccttcatcgtcatcatcgtcgtcgtcaccgGCATCTATGGAGTCCATTTATGATGAACTTGGCAATGAGATTTcgtataacacacacacacacacacacacgttgTGCAaaacgtatgtgtatatataaacacatacgtATTACAGATTCAACAGTATTacatattttagaaaataagagataaagacagacagacagagacagagagagagagagagagagagagagagaaagagagagagagagagaacaataacaaatgCAAGGATTacttcgaaaaataaattgagtttaaaattagaaagataCGACTGATAAacgacacacatatatacacacacacactaagATCAAAACcatattcctttatttttattaataatttaaatttaacacAATCATATATGGATATTggcaaataaataattttgttaaacgaGACTATTGTCATCGATATGTGTTAATTTTAGAGATACGTTAGCTAAGAGTATCTTCATTGTTTACCGTCTCGAAATATTCTCAGACTCGAGTATTTACGATATAGGttcgaaaaaataaactaCTCCTTTAATATATGGCGCCTGTGCGATTAATAAACTGACATTATCTACGTGTCTGGTTTAATAGACCGGAAaggattaaaatttaatcgaattaatttaatgaaacaaaataccGGAAATAACAACCTTTCTAAAATGATTACAACCAATAGAAATGAATCGAATCAAATTGAAATGCAAATATAATctgcaataaaataaatatctttgaatGAGGTTAATTTTTCAAGATGTCGCGGAAGGACAATAAACGCTTTCTAATTGGTCAAGAcgtatatttgattttaaacTATTGAAACATGGAAGCGATAAACTTTGAAACTTtttagattaatttatttatttatttttttttcttttttagattcTGTAAAAGCTACAATGTGTAGGAACTTTTGACCTAAAATTCAGATATATCGgtgtttgtaaataaataaataaataaataaaagcagaAATATAACAAGCAAACGAATAAAAACACGTAAGCgcatacatataattaattatttaataaatatattgaagtttttattttagcgCATATCACGCATTAATCCGAGATAATATAAAGATGCCCGCCTACCAGAGGCGCGTTTCGCAGTAAGTATTTTTGTCCCGAGTTACTATTCGTAGGTCGAAGAGACCATTTTAAAACCTGGCTCACGTCCGTCGACAATCTTATGTTGGCGTAGTATGCGCAATCCTGAgcaataatacatatatatatatatatatatatatatatatatatatatatatatatatatatatatatacacatatagattTTCTCTCGTGCGTTAAATTCCACGCGAAACTTAACGCGCTCGTGCGCACCTCTTTGAattgcttattttttttttttttttaactgttTCCTGTCGAGACTCTTATCCAATCccttccccttcttcttcacCTCTATCTCCGCGCATCATTATACCACTtgccttttctattttttcgatGTGATTTAAATTAACagttaattaaatgataaaacgaaaaaacaaaaaaattgttattatgtttcgTCGATAATGTAGAACACATCttacctctctttctttaacataatatattaccATAAAGAGaagtttaaatttttaatttcttcgaaattgGTAAACTCAACGCGAGAGAACGTTGATCGATTAAACGATGCTTGCCAAAAATATGAACGTACATTATAGCACAAAAAGAACGgggaaggagaagagaggagatggaggaggaggaggaggaggaggaggagaggggaaagaaagaagtcaatatctttttttttttttaagcaatTATCGAAggataagataaatattgGTGAGGGTAAAGAAGAgtgtgaattaaaaaataaaaatagaaaggaaagaaaataaaaacacgaTTGGACATATTGTCGATGATAAGGAGCCGAcaattaaatgaagaaaaaaaaaaaaaaatgaatacgaCGCCGGCGATGACACCAATGACAACAACAatttctactactattattattattattgttattgttgtcgttattactaaCCTAATTTCGAGagactttattctttttccttttcttttaaatatttgaacaaaaaaaaaaaaaaatatcaatgaagaGAAGTGTATCTTACCGACTGTCGATATATCCTCCGCATACATTCTATCGCAGTGATTTTGTTTGTTCGATGATCCAGCTGAAGTCTGGTTTTGACAAACCAAATAGGATTTGTCAATGTGCACGCCACGAAAcctataacgatattaaaataacacgttgtattataaaaaatttgatttttcttttctttttttttccttccttccttccctcccttccctcctttttaatttacatacatatattatgtactTTTGCGTCTTCTTTTATGCAAGAAAAGACATACAACTAACTAAATTCTGGCAAAATCGATCGAAGgacattattatatgtatcgtGTTAATCAAGTGCCAAGTTCTAAATTCAAAATTCCCGCAAGAGTACTCTATCGAAAAACAAATCGACCTTAAAAGTATCATTTacgtggggaaaaaaaaaaaaaagaaaagaaaagaaaaaggacaaaaagaaaataaaataaataaatactattaCATCATCCTATATCGATCTATTTTCAACATGATCGATATCCTGCTAACCACGAGTTCGTATATTGGTTGGAAAACATTTAGATTGAAGTTATCTCGTAAaagcttttatatatttatatatactaacctacacacacacacacacacaaatgaTGTTTGTCAATTACTTagattgttattttcataatccTTTTATCATCTAAgtgtattttgttattaaatatccCTCAACATAAAGATAGTCAAACattcatgtatgtataatattacatagtaTCTCATTATTCCAtataccaatatatatatacattacatatatatatatatatatatatatatatatatatatgtatgtaaactAGATTTTATGATAGAATCCTAGATATTATCTAACTTTTAACGAAGATTAAATTGTCTTTATCCTTTTCCACTTAAACGAGAACGTAACataaatcaaattt harbors:
- the LOC124424022 gene encoding solute carrier family 25 member 36-A, which codes for MFDRDTAIHLIAGGVAGTTGAIVTCPLEVVKTRLQSSSSGFQPPPVNKEFTSGHVTCKSFPTPEQRRRLCTGGYPRCSFLALSHCGVSTPSGSGPHAYPTPGIYQCIRYIIKNEGVRALFQGLGPNLVGVAPSRAIYFCAYSKSKIAFNKILPPDTPIVHVFSAFCAGFVACTLTNPIWFVKTRLQLDHRTNKITAIECMRRIYRQSGVRGFYKGIMASYVGISETVIHFVIYEAVKAWLVATRTRVSSREDDRKTLRDFIEFMAAGSFSKTVASTIAYPHEVARTRLREEGTKYQTFLQTLNTVYMEEGTKGLYRGLGTHLIRQIPNTAIIMATYEAVVYILTRHFHSSAVNATNATTQFYAEAKAKRELA